Proteins from a genomic interval of Methanoplanus endosymbiosus:
- a CDS encoding DUF2207 domain-containing protein, with translation MDEKKQIAVIIAVTLLIGLFSVFIAEAFQSLPADFGGDLTAESYEVTWNEDGTLTEKYVYDVQSSGDYRMLYRVWAAPLTWSGSPEEIQNSGYIELTGVKAPDGTVGYIKTKSGAVYIIGKDSQAGSFVTDKAYENEAGILNLNYFKPGKYEVEYTYNIYPPIEYDEEAVHVNLMFASEHIPYKSVKITLESDDITEVFPHPPTYNVEKEDGRVVITGSSPENEIIETEFLMNPEVLNSLTGYKRQISGVKEKTLSANDSYGIGFFLADLLLLIGKIIVILTPLLFILLYLKSGREKKFTVPEYLSTIPNKKLTPWQVNLVFSKDAFESDENGFYATLLSLHKQKKLRMSEKPDKKGILIELLDPESPDRYEQNVLNFVSLYSGDDNILDTEYFESIAKSARHSSADEHLALAVKENLQSLTSGSDQSISGKYATDGRGLILPFIIGGIIYILLAIALFVFAEDAAGMIFIAIFLGIVMIVQSIVAMVFPSTVFGNWKEDYYKEKLEWDSFKKFLSDLSQIKKYSPDDINMWGEWLIYGTALGAGKNVEKAMKELNVNISESGYFYPHYLWYAGFYSISTFTPPSQGGAGGGFGGGGGFGGGGAGGR, from the coding sequence ATGGATGAAAAGAAACAGATTGCAGTAATTATTGCTGTAACCCTTCTAATCGGCCTTTTTTCAGTATTTATTGCAGAAGCATTCCAGTCACTGCCGGCAGACTTTGGAGGAGATCTCACAGCAGAGTCATATGAAGTGACCTGGAATGAAGACGGCACACTGACAGAGAAATATGTATATGACGTACAGTCATCCGGAGATTACCGGATGCTGTACAGAGTCTGGGCAGCCCCGCTTACATGGTCAGGCAGTCCCGAAGAAATACAGAACAGCGGATATATAGAACTTACAGGAGTCAAAGCTCCGGATGGAACCGTTGGATACATCAAAACAAAGTCCGGTGCAGTATATATAATCGGCAAAGACTCACAGGCAGGATCATTTGTAACAGACAAAGCGTACGAAAATGAGGCCGGAATCTTAAACCTCAATTACTTTAAGCCTGGAAAATATGAGGTTGAATATACATACAACATCTACCCTCCAATCGAATATGATGAAGAGGCTGTTCATGTAAACCTGATGTTTGCAAGCGAACACATCCCTTACAAAAGTGTGAAAATTACACTTGAATCGGATGATATAACCGAGGTATTCCCACATCCGCCCACATACAATGTCGAAAAGGAAGACGGCAGAGTTGTCATAACCGGAAGTTCACCTGAGAATGAAATAATTGAGACAGAATTCCTGATGAATCCGGAGGTACTAAATTCACTTACAGGTTACAAGAGGCAGATCTCCGGAGTGAAAGAGAAGACATTATCTGCAAATGACAGTTACGGCATTGGATTCTTCCTTGCAGACCTCTTACTGCTCATCGGAAAGATAATTGTCATCTTAACACCGCTTCTCTTCATACTGCTGTACCTGAAATCAGGGCGGGAAAAGAAGTTTACAGTCCCGGAATACCTGAGCACAATTCCGAACAAAAAACTCACCCCCTGGCAGGTAAACCTCGTATTCAGCAAAGATGCCTTTGAATCTGACGAGAACGGCTTTTATGCAACCCTTCTCTCTCTTCATAAGCAGAAAAAACTCCGGATGAGTGAAAAGCCGGATAAGAAAGGCATTCTCATAGAACTGCTTGACCCAGAAAGTCCGGACAGATATGAACAGAATGTCTTAAACTTTGTCTCCCTCTATTCCGGAGATGACAATATTCTCGATACAGAATACTTTGAGAGCATTGCAAAGAGTGCAAGGCATTCATCGGCCGATGAACATCTGGCCCTTGCAGTAAAGGAGAACCTCCAGTCACTAACCAGTGGTTCTGATCAGTCCATATCAGGAAAATATGCAACAGACGGCAGGGGACTTATCCTGCCTTTCATAATCGGCGGAATAATTTATATTCTGCTGGCAATTGCCCTCTTTGTATTTGCAGAAGATGCAGCAGGAATGATCTTCATAGCCATATTCCTTGGAATTGTGATGATTGTCCAGTCAATAGTAGCAATGGTATTTCCTTCCACAGTATTTGGAAACTGGAAAGAGGACTACTACAAAGAAAAACTTGAATGGGACTCATTTAAAAAATTCCTCTCCGACTTAAGCCAGATAAAGAAGTACAGTCCTGACGACATCAATATGTGGGGCGAATGGCTCATCTACGGCACTGCACTCGGCGCAGGCAAAAATGTCGAAAAAGCAATGAAAGAACTCAATGTAAACATCTCAGAGTCCGGGTACTTCTATCCCCACTATCTCTGGTATGCAGGATTTTACTCCATAAGCACATTCACGCCACCCTCACAGGGGGGAGCCGGCGGAGGATTTGGCGGAGGAGGCGGTTTTGGAGGTGGTGGTGCAGGCGGAAGATAA
- a CDS encoding HIT family protein: MDQLICPFCSPEEKDIVFKNLLWYARWDDYPATPGHLLIIPFRHCVDYFVLTADERETLSDMIILAKEVLDEKYGPGGYNIVANVGEAAEQTVMHCHIHVIPRYHEEPDNPPGGIKKIVFNEKKF, translated from the coding sequence ATGGATCAGTTAATATGCCCTTTTTGTTCACCGGAAGAAAAAGATATTGTTTTTAAAAATTTACTGTGGTATGCAAGATGGGATGATTATCCTGCAACTCCGGGACATCTCCTGATAATTCCCTTCCGTCACTGTGTGGATTATTTTGTGCTGACTGCCGATGAGAGGGAAACGCTCTCTGATATGATTATTTTGGCAAAAGAAGTTCTGGATGAGAAATATGGTCCCGGAGGATACAATATTGTTGCAAATGTGGGCGAGGCTGCTGAACAGACTGTCATGCACTGCCATATCCATGTAATCCCACGTTATCACGAAGAGCCTGACAATCCTCCGGGCGGGATTAAAAAAATTGTCTTCAATGAGAAGAAGTTCTGA
- a CDS encoding cation diffusion facilitator family transporter — protein sequence MQEESAKIPDRKHEDSIVRRVAWYSLIVNTMLVAVKLYLSWVSGSLALEADAIHSFIDVLASVALIAGIWLSGLKSSNYPYGLYKIENLVSVIIALLVFLTAWEILTEALSGGDTAVAFSGWVLFAVAALVSVPYLLGTYEVKMGKRYNSPGLIADGKQHRVDVLSTSVVFFALFAQYFGIPVDSIAAVIVALFIAYSGWEILKDSMRTLLDASIDYDTRDVIKSAILSDPMVTGIKTLTARNSGRFIFVEATVNMKRSDFSGAHIASERIESKIRELVPNVERTVIHYEPKERLHLRYAVPINGPEGEICSHFGEAPYFTVLEFNLKDAKLMRKETISNPASMMERQKGIRSAEFLLTCKPDIIYSKQPLTGKSAEYVFESAGILVKITNADTTAELITEIKADLTAGMTESDNDEKTQAE from the coding sequence ATGCAGGAAGAGAGCGCTAAAATTCCGGACAGAAAACACGAGGACTCAATTGTCAGAAGAGTGGCATGGTACTCACTGATTGTCAATACCATGCTTGTAGCAGTCAAACTGTACCTCTCATGGGTGTCGGGCAGTCTTGCACTTGAAGCAGATGCCATCCACTCATTCATAGACGTTCTTGCATCTGTGGCCCTTATTGCCGGAATATGGCTTTCCGGACTTAAAAGCAGCAATTATCCATACGGGCTTTATAAAATTGAAAATCTGGTCTCTGTAATTATTGCCCTTCTGGTCTTTCTGACTGCCTGGGAGATCCTCACTGAAGCCCTCTCCGGAGGCGATACAGCCGTAGCATTCAGCGGATGGGTGCTCTTTGCAGTTGCGGCACTGGTATCTGTACCATATCTTCTCGGCACATATGAAGTCAAAATGGGGAAGAGATACAACTCCCCCGGACTGATAGCAGACGGTAAACAGCACAGGGTGGATGTCCTCTCAACATCAGTGGTATTTTTTGCACTATTTGCCCAGTACTTCGGAATTCCGGTGGACAGCATTGCAGCAGTAATTGTGGCGTTATTCATTGCATATTCCGGGTGGGAGATACTAAAAGACAGCATGAGAACCCTGCTTGACGCTTCAATAGATTATGATACCAGAGATGTGATTAAATCTGCAATTTTATCAGACCCAATGGTAACCGGAATAAAAACTCTTACTGCAAGAAATTCCGGGCGGTTCATCTTTGTTGAAGCAACGGTGAACATGAAGAGATCAGATTTTTCAGGGGCACATATTGCAAGTGAGAGAATTGAATCAAAAATCCGTGAACTTGTACCGAATGTTGAGAGAACTGTCATACATTACGAACCAAAAGAGAGACTGCATCTGAGATACGCCGTTCCAATCAACGGTCCTGAAGGAGAGATCTGCTCCCACTTTGGAGAAGCACCGTATTTCACAGTACTGGAATTCAACCTTAAGGATGCAAAACTCATGCGAAAGGAGACAATATCCAACCCGGCGAGCATGATGGAGAGGCAGAAGGGAATCCGTTCGGCAGAATTCCTCTTAACCTGCAAGCCGGACATTATATATTCAAAACAGCCACTCACCGGAAAATCTGCTGAATATGTCTTTGAGTCTGCCGGAATTCTGGTTAAAATAACGAATGCTGACACAACTGCTGAACTGATAACAGAGATTAAAGCTGATTTGACCGCAGGGATGACTGAATCTGACAATGATGAAAAAACACAGGCTGAGTGA
- a CDS encoding phosphoadenosine phosphosulfate reductase domain-containing protein, with the protein MSKAFLGKLVLNWCDTCHTPVLGKKCSCGAETRQVSVTPPGDIRPAFKKDIEHINKIYSENFGTMLIPEGHLVILNKVPDKDRMEEVIMGGAVVCAIRYLPAEKRWEVLPRVHAAEYFRPEKGYVVADNGAVEPVKSGTSLLAPGLVDLHPDVKAGDEVFLVSRDMESIAVGRAKVGYEEAKGMERGQIVRTRKPKPSVCVPGAATWDDAVNSNKYIMDSHESEAVRFTKSVVEKNPDMPATVSYSGGKDSLATLLIVLKAIGKVPLIFSDTGLEFPETYKNITDVAERYGLEIINTSGAEEFNNKFEVHGPPAVDVRWCCAVCKLNPVKSLITEKWGECLSFIGQRKYESLARMKSPRIWRNFKVQVQLSAAPLQHWTAMHVFLYLFREKAPYNPLYEERIDRIGCFMCPSSDLATFEIIKEDYPELWSTWEEKLNSWKEKNNLSDEWITNGEWRKRGGPDDTSSYS; encoded by the coding sequence ATGTCCAAAGCATTTCTTGGAAAACTCGTCCTTAACTGGTGTGACACCTGTCATACCCCGGTTTTAGGGAAAAAATGCTCATGCGGGGCTGAGACCAGACAGGTCTCTGTCACACCTCCGGGTGACATCAGGCCGGCATTTAAGAAGGATATCGAGCATATCAATAAAATATATTCTGAAAATTTCGGCACTATGCTCATACCCGAAGGTCACCTTGTAATCCTCAACAAAGTCCCTGACAAAGACAGGATGGAAGAGGTAATTATGGGCGGGGCAGTAGTCTGCGCTATACGCTATCTTCCGGCTGAGAAGAGATGGGAAGTACTCCCGCGTGTCCATGCCGCAGAGTATTTCAGACCGGAGAAAGGCTACGTAGTAGCCGACAATGGCGCAGTTGAGCCGGTTAAATCCGGAACAAGTCTGTTAGCACCCGGCCTTGTGGATCTTCATCCGGATGTGAAAGCCGGAGATGAGGTATTCCTGGTCTCAAGGGATATGGAATCTATAGCTGTCGGCAGGGCAAAAGTCGGATATGAAGAAGCAAAGGGGATGGAGAGAGGGCAGATTGTCAGGACCAGAAAACCAAAACCCTCGGTATGCGTACCCGGCGCTGCAACCTGGGACGATGCGGTAAATTCCAACAAATATATTATGGACAGTCATGAGTCTGAAGCGGTCAGATTTACAAAATCTGTCGTTGAGAAAAATCCGGATATGCCTGCAACGGTCTCATATTCCGGCGGAAAGGACAGCCTTGCAACCCTTCTGATTGTCCTTAAGGCAATCGGCAAAGTTCCGCTGATATTTTCAGATACAGGACTTGAATTTCCGGAAACATACAAAAACATAACTGATGTCGCTGAAAGATACGGACTTGAGATTATAAATACAAGCGGCGCTGAAGAATTTAATAATAAGTTTGAAGTTCACGGCCCGCCGGCTGTGGATGTAAGGTGGTGCTGCGCCGTATGCAAACTAAACCCCGTAAAGTCCCTCATCACCGAAAAATGGGGCGAATGTCTCTCATTTATCGGACAGAGAAAGTATGAGTCACTTGCGAGGATGAAAAGCCCCAGAATATGGCGGAATTTCAAGGTGCAGGTGCAGCTCTCTGCCGCACCATTGCAGCACTGGACTGCAATGCATGTATTTCTCTACCTCTTCAGGGAGAAGGCACCATACAATCCCCTGTATGAAGAGAGGATTGACAGAATCGGGTGTTTCATGTGTCCGTCAAGTGATCTTGCAACCTTTGAGATCATTAAGGAAGATTACCCTGAACTATGGAGTACCTGGGAAGAGAAGCTGAATTCATGGAAGGAGAAGAACAACCTTTCTGATGAATGGATTACAAACGGAGAATGGAGAAAGAGAGGAGGACCGGATGACACAAGTAGCTATTCTTGA
- the hisH gene encoding imidazole glycerol phosphate synthase subunit HisH, with amino-acid sequence MTQVAILDYGLGNIRSVQKGLEKAGAKAIITSDCEEMMASDGVVLPGVGAFSEGMEQLGDMKGTLFEFVKKRPVLGICLGMQMLLEISEEYGIHEGLGLVPGRVRGFEKKEGFKIPHMGWNNLTLTGSDPLFEGIKDQTYVYFVHSYYADTTPEYTIAETDYICPFSSAVRNKNAWGTQFHPEKSGDAGLKILKNFIAIAETQ; translated from the coding sequence ATGACACAAGTAGCTATTCTTGATTACGGACTTGGAAATATAAGAAGTGTACAGAAAGGTCTTGAAAAGGCCGGAGCAAAGGCCATCATCACATCTGACTGTGAGGAGATGATGGCATCTGACGGAGTCGTCCTTCCGGGCGTAGGTGCGTTTTCGGAAGGGATGGAACAGCTGGGCGATATGAAAGGGACTCTCTTTGAATTTGTAAAAAAACGCCCGGTTCTTGGGATCTGCCTTGGGATGCAGATGCTACTTGAAATTAGTGAGGAGTACGGCATTCATGAGGGCCTTGGACTTGTGCCCGGAAGAGTCAGGGGTTTTGAGAAGAAGGAAGGATTTAAAATTCCGCATATGGGCTGGAATAACCTGACATTAACCGGCAGTGATCCACTTTTTGAAGGAATAAAAGATCAGACATATGTGTACTTTGTCCATTCATATTATGCAGATACAACTCCGGAGTACACAATCGCAGAGACTGATTATATCTGTCCGTTCTCATCGGCTGTGAGGAATAAGAATGCCTGGGGGACGCAGTTTCACCCGGAAAAAAGCGGGGATGCCGGACTTAAAATCCTTAAAAATTTCATTGCGATTGCAGAGACACAGTGA